One Paenibacillus riograndensis SBR5 DNA segment encodes these proteins:
- a CDS encoding thioredoxin domain-containing protein, translating to MRGRLVTTHKTPNRLVNEKSPYLLQHAHNPVDWYPWGEEAFAKAQAENKPIFLSVGYSTCHWCHVMERESFEDQEVAKLLNEHYVAIKVDREERPDIDALYMSVCQALTGSGGWPLTVLLTPEKKPFYAGTYFPKRQMFGRIGLMDVLEQIHRKWEQDGEALDKLGDDLLADLQSLDRKNAGRAGEGGAGVPGEELLHEAYALYRRQFDEEYGGFGNAPKFPSPHNLSFLLAYSQMYNQPEALRMVEKTLESMYRGGMYDHVGYGFSRYSTDREWLVPHFEKMLYDNALLAIAYLEAYQITGKPLYAEVAEQIFTYVQRDMTSPEGAFYSAEDADSEGVEGKFYVFTRQEIEEALGLEDMHSYCHVYGITPEGNFEGANIPNLLQGLPDDMAERMGMNPLGLRTRMEEWREKLFAYREQRIHPSKDDKVLTSWNGLMIAALAKGAKALQKPEYAGAAAAAADFIWHKLRRREDGRLLARYRDGDAAIPAYLDDYTFLLWGLTELYEATGQAVHLERALTLKDGLLELFADQERGGFFFTGHDGEELPIRSKELYDGALPSGNSVAAKLLWKLSVMTQDVELKTAAERTAAVMAASASEYPPGYAMYLQAHLAMASGGREWVLSGKREDSALHGMLAQVQQAYLPDAALLVNWEGDAEGILRLLPHLADKPALNGEATAYVCRNFACRAPVTSMEAVRELLATGHREV from the coding sequence ATGAGGGGACGCCTGGTGACAACTCATAAAACACCCAATAGATTAGTCAACGAAAAATCACCCTATCTACTTCAACACGCCCACAACCCTGTGGATTGGTATCCATGGGGCGAAGAGGCTTTTGCCAAGGCGCAGGCGGAGAACAAGCCGATCTTCTTATCTGTCGGCTATTCCACTTGCCATTGGTGTCACGTAATGGAAAGAGAATCCTTCGAGGATCAGGAGGTCGCTAAGCTCCTTAACGAACACTATGTCGCGATCAAGGTGGACCGTGAGGAGCGGCCGGATATTGATGCGCTGTATATGTCGGTGTGTCAGGCGCTGACGGGGAGCGGGGGGTGGCCGCTGACGGTGCTGCTGACGCCGGAGAAGAAGCCGTTTTATGCGGGGACGTATTTTCCGAAGCGGCAGATGTTCGGGCGTATCGGGCTGATGGATGTACTGGAGCAGATTCACCGCAAATGGGAGCAGGACGGTGAAGCGCTGGACAAGCTAGGGGATGACCTGCTGGCGGATCTTCAGTCGCTGGACCGCAAAAATGCCGGACGTGCCGGAGAAGGCGGGGCAGGAGTTCCCGGAGAGGAGCTGCTGCATGAAGCGTATGCGCTGTACCGCCGCCAGTTCGATGAGGAATATGGCGGGTTCGGCAATGCGCCGAAGTTTCCTTCACCGCATAATCTGTCTTTTCTGCTGGCGTACAGCCAGATGTATAACCAGCCGGAAGCGCTGCGTATGGTAGAGAAGACGCTGGAGTCGATGTACCGTGGTGGCATGTATGACCATGTGGGCTACGGGTTCTCACGTTATTCCACGGACCGGGAGTGGCTGGTGCCGCATTTTGAGAAAATGCTCTACGACAATGCGCTGCTGGCTATTGCATATTTGGAGGCGTACCAGATCACGGGGAAACCGCTCTATGCAGAGGTCGCCGAGCAGATCTTTACGTATGTGCAACGTGATATGACGTCGCCGGAAGGGGCTTTCTACTCTGCGGAGGATGCCGATTCCGAAGGGGTGGAAGGGAAGTTCTATGTCTTCACCCGTCAGGAGATCGAGGAGGCGCTTGGCCTGGAGGATATGCACTCCTATTGCCATGTGTACGGAATTACACCTGAGGGGAACTTTGAAGGTGCGAATATCCCGAATCTGCTGCAAGGGCTGCCGGACGACATGGCGGAACGGATGGGGATGAACCCGCTGGGATTGCGGACCCGGATGGAGGAATGGCGCGAGAAGCTGTTCGCCTACCGGGAGCAGCGCATTCATCCATCGAAGGATGATAAGGTGCTCACTTCCTGGAACGGGCTGATGATCGCGGCGCTGGCCAAGGGAGCCAAAGCCCTGCAAAAGCCGGAGTACGCTGGGGCCGCAGCCGCGGCGGCGGACTTTATCTGGCACAAGCTGCGCCGCCGTGAGGACGGCAGGCTGCTGGCGCGCTACCGGGATGGCGATGCTGCGATTCCTGCTTATCTGGACGACTACACGTTCCTGCTCTGGGGGCTGACCGAGCTGTACGAAGCTACAGGCCAAGCCGTTCATTTGGAGCGGGCGTTGACGCTTAAGGATGGGCTGCTGGAACTGTTCGCCGATCAGGAAAGGGGCGGGTTCTTCTTCACAGGCCATGATGGTGAGGAGCTGCCGATCCGTTCCAAGGAGCTGTATGACGGTGCGCTTCCTTCGGGCAACTCGGTGGCAGCGAAGCTGCTGTGGAAGCTGTCGGTGATGACCCAGGATGTGGAGCTGAAGACGGCTGCTGAGCGTACGGCAGCGGTGATGGCTGCATCAGCATCCGAGTACCCTCCGGGATATGCGATGTATTTGCAGGCTCATCTGGCAATGGCTTCCGGCGGCCGGGAATGGGTGCTGTCCGGGAAGCGGGAGGATTCCGCGCTTCACGGTATGCTGGCCCAGGTGCAGCAGGCGTATCTGCCTGACGCTGCGCTGCTTGTCAACTGGGAAGGAGACGCCGAAGGGATTCTCCGTCTGCTTCCGCACCTGGCGGACAAACCGGCGCTTAACGGGGAAGCGACAGCTTACGTCTGCCGGAACTTTGCCTGCCGTGCACCGGTTACGAGCATGGAGGCGGTCAGGGAGCTTTTGGCTACAGGCCATCGGGAAGTGTAG
- a CDS encoding DUF5677 domain-containing protein: MKRLAEIARQVSRIENKKHTVTSRILYAEDLFEKALLNVYSFIRLWPHDAETKKTFDASSLASLARNIIETHKVYHYISELDISKEEFELRWSIMVLHDGLGRERILNKLGFSEEDSVRESSMMSVSFAEGVLRKNSLFNLLDEKLKKKIMKGEKPYLFERIAKNHSPINKDHESGMYNFLSNSVHSFPLGIINYKGGFSENFHLGMYHLVTIAVEVSIMYFASIVDSYTRLRRFVHLLNKEDIKFIKTMLKSGNFYEWLDQRISKGMDFVYPISGN, from the coding sequence TTGAAGAGGTTAGCTGAAATTGCAAGGCAAGTTTCCCGGATAGAAAATAAAAAACATACTGTTACATCTAGAATTCTTTATGCAGAGGATTTATTTGAAAAAGCACTTTTAAATGTTTATAGCTTTATTAGACTTTGGCCACATGATGCAGAAACCAAGAAGACATTTGATGCAAGCTCCCTTGCTAGTTTAGCTAGAAATATTATTGAAACTCATAAAGTGTATCATTACATTTCTGAATTAGATATAAGTAAAGAAGAGTTTGAATTGAGATGGAGTATAATGGTATTACATGACGGTTTAGGTAGGGAGCGAATACTTAATAAACTTGGTTTTTCTGAAGAAGATAGTGTAAGAGAGTCTAGCATGATGTCTGTGTCATTTGCAGAGGGGGTATTGAGAAAAAATTCATTATTTAATTTGTTAGATGAAAAATTAAAGAAGAAAATAATGAAAGGTGAGAAGCCATATTTATTTGAGCGGATCGCTAAAAACCACTCTCCAATAAACAAGGATCATGAATCCGGCATGTATAATTTTCTTTCGAATAGTGTTCATTCTTTTCCATTGGGCATTATTAATTATAAAGGGGGATTCTCTGAGAATTTTCATTTAGGAATGTACCATCTAGTAACAATAGCAGTAGAAGTTAGTATTATGTATTTTGCTTCTATAGTAGATTCTTATACTAGATTAAGAAGATTCGTACATCTATTAAATAAAGAAGATATAAAATTTATAAAAACTATGCTGAAGAGTGGAAATTTTTATGAATGGTTAGATCAAAGAATAAGCAAAGGTATGGATTTTGTTTATCCTATTAGTGGTAATTAA
- a CDS encoding DUF255 domain-containing protein, producing the protein MTTHKVPNRLAKEKSPYLLQHAHNPVNWFPWSEEAFEIAKRDNKPVFLSIGYS; encoded by the coding sequence ATGACAACTCACAAAGTACCCAATAGATTAGCCAAGGAAAAGTCGCCGTATCTGCTGCAACATGCTCACAACCCGGTGAACTGGTTCCCTTGGTCGGAAGAGGCGTTTGAAATCGCCAAGCGCGATAATAAGCCCGTCTTCCTTTCTATTGGGTATAGCTAG
- a CDS encoding toll/interleukin-1 receptor domain-containing protein, whose amino-acid sequence MDAFKKLTYDVPGIQGVIRKYTGEPYISNIMEQLVRAVGERKLDEVIYFLELINDWYGQNQSRIQSNEYVSNHNVHLALEQKIKDYISELKNLVDSQIDDKSTEDRGKEEMKIFVSHSSKDKSICDAFVELMEVIGVPEEMILYTSSARHGIPGDLDIFDYLRQNLSGQTTVFFMLSDNYYESVYCLNEMGAAWIARNDFSTFILPNFSGEIRGVIDRNKKGYSLMEPIDLIQFKNKLLESFEINLSENKWEDIKNNFIEKLRRTYS is encoded by the coding sequence ATGGATGCATTCAAAAAGCTAACGTATGATGTTCCTGGTATTCAAGGAGTAATACGAAAATATACGGGAGAACCGTATATCTCAAATATTATGGAACAACTTGTAAGAGCGGTGGGTGAAAGGAAACTTGATGAAGTAATTTATTTTTTAGAATTAATAAATGATTGGTATGGTCAGAATCAATCAAGAATTCAATCTAATGAATACGTTTCAAATCATAATGTCCACCTAGCACTTGAACAGAAAATCAAAGATTACATAAGTGAATTGAAGAATTTAGTAGACTCACAGATAGACGATAAAAGCACTGAGGATCGAGGTAAAGAAGAGATGAAAATATTCGTGAGCCACTCTTCCAAAGATAAAAGTATTTGTGATGCATTTGTAGAATTGATGGAAGTAATTGGAGTGCCAGAAGAAATGATCTTATACACATCTTCAGCTAGACATGGTATTCCGGGTGATCTTGATATATTTGACTACCTGCGACAGAATTTATCGGGGCAAACAACCGTCTTTTTTATGTTGTCTGATAATTATTACGAGAGTGTGTATTGCCTAAATGAGATGGGGGCAGCTTGGATAGCCCGAAACGATTTCTCGACATTTATATTACCTAATTTTTCAGGAGAAATTAGAGGAGTTATTGATCGTAATAAAAAAGGCTATTCTCTTATGGAACCAATTGATCTCATTCAATTCAAAAACAAACTATTAGAATCGTTTGAAATAAATCTTTCAGAAAATAAATGGGAGGACATTAAAAACAATTTTATTGAGAAACTTCGAAGAACCTATAGCTAA
- a CDS encoding alpha/beta fold hydrolase — MDLDTTTGKKPASKMKKILSILLKVLAVLAIAIVVFLAIVFVVDKISSKSEEGKIKPYGQFVTVDGKNMNVLIQGQGEETVVLLPGLGTGTPALDFKPLVEELSPFYKVVVIEPFGYGLSDVTEKERSIGNIVSEIHEALQGLKIDRYILMGHSIAGIYGLDYVNKYEHEVSAFVGIDSSAPKQYGDKVVESPISNTTISLLKKSGLARLIMKLSADPYAAIPVDDETKEQMRILSYKNFRNPTIVNEIENMFPNFKAAENLTFPKNLPVIFFLQPDSTAIEGWSTLHEEQIKDSVHGKVMTFEGTHYLHHTQSKEIVENFRAFMEEVKKTGR; from the coding sequence ATGGACTTGGATACAACAACAGGCAAAAAACCAGCTAGTAAAATGAAAAAAATACTTAGCATTTTACTTAAGGTATTAGCAGTATTAGCTATAGCAATCGTCGTTTTTCTTGCCATTGTTTTTGTCGTTGATAAGATCAGCAGTAAATCAGAGGAAGGAAAAATAAAGCCCTATGGTCAGTTTGTAACCGTAGATGGGAAAAACATGAATGTCTTGATTCAAGGACAAGGCGAAGAAACAGTCGTGCTACTACCAGGTTTGGGAACAGGAACACCAGCACTGGATTTTAAGCCGCTAGTAGAAGAGTTATCACCATTTTACAAAGTCGTAGTGATTGAGCCTTTTGGTTATGGATTAAGTGATGTAACCGAAAAAGAACGAAGCATAGGAAATATTGTAAGTGAAATTCATGAAGCTTTACAGGGGCTTAAAATTGACCGGTATATCCTAATGGGTCACTCCATCGCAGGCATTTACGGACTAGATTATGTGAACAAATATGAACACGAAGTGAGTGCATTTGTCGGGATCGATAGCAGTGCTCCAAAACAATACGGTGATAAGGTTGTTGAATCTCCAATATCAAATACAACAATTTCCCTACTCAAAAAATCAGGTTTAGCCAGATTGATAATGAAACTAAGTGCTGACCCCTATGCTGCAATACCAGTTGATGATGAAACCAAAGAACAAATGAGAATTCTTTCTTACAAAAACTTCAGAAATCCTACTATTGTGAATGAAATAGAAAATATGTTTCCTAATTTTAAAGCAGCTGAAAATTTAACATTCCCAAAAAACCTTCCTGTTATATTCTTTTTACAACCGGATAGTACAGCAATTGAAGGATGGTCAACACTACATGAAGAGCAAATAAAAGATTCTGTACATGGAAAAGTGATGACATTTGAAGGAACACATTATTTACACCATACCCAATCAAAAGAAATCGTTGAAAACTTTAGGGCGTTTATGGAAGAAGTAAAAAAGACAGGTAGATGA
- a CDS encoding alpha/beta hydrolase family protein, translated as MRFFEILLFFSSVCLLALLFIFNQRIRRPALLLTSGAGSIFLVIHLLVEGYRVQLLFLYGFTVLMLLLSLRDVFITPKVVRTASRIRRVLGRLFIVFGLIATSCFLYVFPVFDLPAPTGELKVGTQVFHFTDPSREETFGTTATGKRELMVQVWYPAQAGTGRYAPFIPDTPILRYMAANYGLPGFTFQHLKYVSSHAYSGAEVSSAQTSYPLILANPGNGSSRFLHTSQAENLASHGYIVAVIDHTYNTFATEFPDGRVTTSTTDDLFSPDHDYRTESGNRDKLGKVLTDDVVFVLDQFELIQSGQISSDFKGRIDLGHVGVFGHSIGGATAYDASYDPRITVGIDLDGGLYRLRDREGLRKPFLFINSESEFERLKMVMDNRVYTDAELKRMGSTREWNDQVTEDKKLELERMRETVGEGGQFLYIEKTEHLNFTDVQFISPIFKMLGITGKIAPERADSIINAYMLDFFDMYLKNQGGSLMKGPDSRFPEVKIVTSLL; from the coding sequence GTGAGGTTTTTTGAGATTCTGCTATTCTTTTCAAGTGTTTGTTTGTTGGCACTCCTGTTCATTTTCAATCAACGTATCCGAAGACCAGCTTTGCTTCTGACAAGCGGAGCAGGCTCCATTTTTTTAGTGATACATTTGCTTGTCGAAGGGTACAGGGTTCAGCTTTTATTTTTATACGGGTTTACGGTCCTGATGCTTCTGCTTTCGCTTAGAGACGTTTTCATAACGCCGAAAGTCGTTCGGACTGCCTCGAGAATCCGTAGGGTTCTGGGCCGCCTTTTTATCGTGTTTGGGCTAATCGCAACTTCGTGCTTCCTTTATGTGTTTCCCGTATTCGACCTTCCGGCGCCAACCGGCGAGTTGAAGGTAGGCACGCAAGTCTTTCATTTCACTGATCCAAGCCGGGAGGAGACATTTGGCACAACCGCGACAGGCAAGAGGGAGTTGATGGTTCAGGTATGGTATCCGGCTCAAGCTGGCACCGGCAGGTATGCTCCCTTTATTCCAGATACCCCAATTTTACGTTATATGGCCGCGAACTATGGCCTTCCCGGGTTTACTTTTCAACATCTGAAGTACGTATCCAGTCATGCTTATTCAGGGGCCGAAGTCTCTTCGGCACAAACTTCATACCCGCTGATCCTTGCGAATCCCGGCAACGGCTCATCCAGGTTCCTCCACACGTCGCAAGCCGAAAATCTCGCGAGTCACGGATATATCGTGGCAGTGATCGATCACACCTACAATACATTTGCAACCGAGTTTCCGGACGGCCGAGTCACGACCAGCACAACCGACGACTTATTCTCGCCCGACCATGACTACCGGACGGAAAGCGGAAATCGCGACAAGTTGGGGAAAGTTTTAACCGACGATGTGGTGTTTGTGCTGGACCAATTCGAGCTCATCCAATCGGGGCAGATTTCAAGTGATTTCAAAGGGAGGATTGATCTCGGCCATGTCGGAGTGTTCGGTCATTCCATCGGCGGAGCGACGGCCTATGACGCATCTTACGATCCGCGAATCACGGTTGGCATAGACTTGGATGGAGGGCTCTATCGACTGCGTGACAGAGAGGGTCTGCGAAAGCCGTTTTTGTTCATCAACTCGGAAAGCGAATTCGAAAGATTAAAAATGGTGATGGATAACCGGGTCTACACGGATGCAGAGCTTAAGCGTATGGGCTCAACAAGAGAGTGGAATGACCAGGTAACGGAGGATAAGAAGCTGGAGCTTGAACGGATGCGCGAAACGGTCGGCGAAGGGGGACAATTCCTCTATATCGAAAAAACGGAGCATTTAAATTTTACCGACGTACAGTTCATTTCTCCAATATTCAAAATGCTGGGCATTACAGGAAAGATTGCGCCCGAAAGAGCGGACTCCATTATCAATGCCTATATGCTGGATTTCTTCGATATGTATCTGAAAAATCAAGGCGGAAGCTTAATGAAAGGACCGGATAGCCGCTTTCCGGAGGTGAAGATTGTAACCTCGCTTTTATAA